The Coccidioides posadasii str. Silveira chromosome 3, complete sequence genome contains a region encoding:
- a CDS encoding uncharacterized protein (EggNog:ENOG410PIWI~COG:S~TransMembrane:9 (o210-233i254-275o322-345i366-388o520-540i547-568o588-606i613-634o654-672i)~BUSCO:2234at33183): MVSSGTATLKTVDRSRPQLVHTPSQQSVAASSDYYSLSDATVSSGQSRITVVRYQTPPSRTVTPAENMINSAPRDQAGRQSDPQLAGSAFRAGARTDTATPTPGVDDTPYIRFAIDQLTRDEELRGQGRQGTIVSTEDYPIERIIPDEGLGYYTPPLIRRADEPEQPEQPQQPQQEPENPPQHDPAAFFIPVDPPRDRYQYPPLTAAPCILRPLLLCPLIFSCLCMIAALVFCSVWCQKYDWLWEYNGFGGSRYFVFEFLPQLLAILIVICVFVVQAAVYRVIPFSIIARTINRQRALQNLPMFPRNFLLPDLSHFQHGEPLIGACLLVIWATNFITVPLQSCLFQPKWYAGGGEAGFKWTTVQPIAWLLVAVYALLAAALVAIALRFNLGVTGLQWDPISLADIIPMIQKSNILHDFDQAEIADRVEEFLPPRPVRLGYWKTSMHQEIFYAIGEENAPLHRLPERSEVRNEKSRAKEMETEEVDVERQQLNDKNSFERNLHSPFIRFRWAPWFLRDTFVVAWIVIAVVLLIAFMVVSFVNQPIRNGFIPALIGNFFFLAWQPLDVYFRAIQPFASLSSPSGTSAESSLLLSYNSCFPVEITFVALANRHYKVAYISFVALVSLAIPVLAGGMFMAEWYSGESELRVSTHLPAFYALIAFVMLYALSYSILWPRRKRYLPHKLSTYTDLISFLYQSPLLSDKTFREPKTKVDLVTRTIIPPPGEGGTALYAFGVYHGLDGKEHLGIDRLRRPERGEMLVSPPPGGRPFSM; this comes from the exons ATGGTCTCCAGTGGAACTGCTACCTTGAAAACTGTTGACA GAAGCAGGCCGCAGTTGGTTCACACTCCCTCGCAGCAATCCGTTGCTGCGTCCTCTGACTATTATTCGTTGTCCGATGCCACTGTCAGCTCCGGACAAAGCAGGATCACGGTAGTTCGATACCAGACACCTCCGTCACGGACGGTAACTCCCGCGGAGAATATGATAAACAGTGCCCCGAGGGATCAAGCTGGCAGGCAGTCGGATCCTCAACTGGCCGGTTCCGCTTTTCGGGCTGGCGCACGAACAGATACAGCAACTCCCACTCCGGGCGTCGAtgatactccgtacattcgTTTTGCAATCGATCAACTGACCCGCGATGAAGAACTGCGTGGTCAGGGTCGCCAGGGAACCATTGTCAGCACGGAAGACTATCCCATTGAACGAATCATCCCCGATGAAGGCTTAGGATATTATACACCTCCTTTAATACGGCGGGCGGATGAGCCAGAGCAGCCGGAACAGCCACAACAACCGCAACAGGAGCCCGAAAATCCTCCCCAACATGACCCGGCTG CATTTTTTATTCCAGTGGATCCCCCACGAGACAGATATCAATATCCTCCGCTTACCGCTGCTCCGTGCATCCTCCGTCCATTGCTACTTTGCCCTCTCATCTTTTCATGTCTCTGTATGATTGCTGCACTGGTTTTCTGCAGCGTATGGTGCCAAAAGTACGACTGGTTATGGGAATATAACGGTTTCGGGGGTTCGAGGTATTTCGTTTTCGAATTTCTGCCCCAATTGCTGGCGATTTTGATCGTTATTTGCGTCTTTGTCGTTCAAGCCGCTGTCTATCGGGTGATCCCCTTCTCCATCATTGCTCGAACGATCAACCGGCAACGTGCCCTTCAGAACTTGCCCATGTTTCCACGGAACTTCCTCTTACCCGATCTGTCCCACTTCCAACATGGTGAACCATTGATTGGGGCTTGTCTTCTTGTTATCTGGGCGACGAACTTCATTACCGTTCCACTTCAGAGCTGCCTTTTCCAGCCAAAATGGTACGCTGGTGGCGGTGAGGCCGGGTTTAAGTGGACCACCGTTCAGCCCATTGCCTGGTTGCTGGTCGCAGTATACGCGCTTCTTGCAGCAGCCCTTGTTGCAATAGCGCTCCGGTTTAACTTGGGAGTCACCGGACTACAGTGGGACCCGATCTCCCTCGCCGATATCATTCCAATGATTCAGAAATCCAATATTTTGCATGACTTTGATCAGGCTGAAATCGCCGATAGAGTGGAAGAATTCCTTCCTCCGCGCCCGGTTCGTCTAGGATACTGGAAAACCTCAATGCACCAGGAAATTTTCTACGCGATAGGAGAAGAAAATGCACCATTGCATCGCCTGCCAGAACGGAGCGAGGTTCGTAATGAAAAATCTCGCGCGAAAGAAATGGAAACCGAAGAGGTTGATGTAGAACGGCAGCAACTTAACGACAAAAACTCTTTCGAAAGAAACCTGCACTCTCCATTTATTCGATTCCGATGGGCTCCTTGGTTCCTGCGGGATACTTTTGTAGTAGCTTGGATCGTGATTGCGGTCGTCCTTCTCATCGCTTTCATGGTTGTTAGCTTCGTCAATCAACCCATACGGAACGG CTTTATTCCGGCGCTGATTGGAAACTTCTTTTTTCTGGCCTGGCAACCTCTGGATGTTTATTTCCGCGCTATCCAGCCTTTTGcatctctctcctctccctccGGAACCTCCGCTGAATCAAGCCTCCTCCTGAGCTATAATTCGTGCTTTCCTGTGGAGATCACTTTTGTTGCTCTGGCTAATCGTCACTACAAAGTCGCATACATCTCCTTTGTTGCGTTGGTATCTCTAGCAATCCCAGTCCTTGCCGGCGGCATGTTCATGGCTGAATGGTATTCTGGGGAAAGCGAGCTCCGAGTTTCGACGCACCTACCCGCATTTTATGCCCTCATCGCATTTGTTATGCTCTACGCCCTGTCTTATTCTATCCTCTGGCCCCGCCGAAAGAGATACCTCCCGCATAAGCTCTCCACCTACACGGATCTGATCAGCTTTTTGTACCAAAGCCCCCTTCTCTCGGATAAAACGTTCCGTGAACCGAAGACCAAAGTAGATTTGGTCACTCGGACAATCATCCCGCCTCCAGGAGAGGGCGGGACGGCGCTCTATGCCTTTGGAGTCTACCATGGACTAGATGGCAAGGAACACCTAGGAATCGATAGGCTAAGACGTCCGGAAAGGGGCGAAATGTTGGTTTCTCCACCACCGGGTGGTCGACCATTTTCGATGTAG
- the TOK1 gene encoding Potassium channel (EggNog:ENOG410PHEQ~COG:P~TransMembrane:1 (n3-8c13/14o37-60i)) — translation MMIAVLPVGPLFGHVTPEAKRTRRSFPVLARTESEPVSAALVALIILAAFMVFGLFVGLFRIGRRHKRTRDSHNAGPEKLERGLGTRATIPTPVENLRSRTGPPLLEGPHAPGHMNGYPPMQVNPEHFPRPPPEVTDHAVMSSHSPFPQSHIQNLDLDVVTIGNESIDDSASQSLASAVTSSVSSIIEKYRHMPEDSVYDSEDSARTARPRRKQVNARNYHRSPNTGDSLYTMFNYTWDDTPGQRHTESPAPGNRLHSPVRLNLARPMSPQTRHQERLGSHETLPNFTANRNEPDEHLGIDSTNHTHHTHQTSLPASCALHKGKFPMRQDSMQVPPLSIRKMPSAPMATTEDTPRVLSSSSNGRGRPERTGGYGGFLQIGPQTRGRPAERGNVAYFNISNSSNTDRPGSSKNREHILSNQDFPRRSPYTGQEISLQKAAILEYLQVKNTPSEGNVDEKTIRFPLQATSTISDQSPGSSNPLSPAVTPNEQIEFRDSTNGSYPFIHKQAREVLESVHLGLAPPRESANFEWEEKRRPPASDIEPTQDVQAASSSQGRSGNDLSPDSSDVLEGSLSSSSGTSAAGNRGDSRRKKKRQSRLHNLVRKFLY, via the coding sequence ATGATGATTGCTGTTCTCCCCGTCGGACCCTTGTTTGGGCATGTTACACCCGAAGCCAAAAGGACTAGGCGATCCTTCCCAGTGTTAGCCAGAACAGAATCTGAGCCTGTTTCTGCAGCTCTGGTGGCCCTGATCATCCTCGCCGCTTTCATGGTTTTCGGCCTTTTTGTCGGTCTCTTCCGGATAGGTCGACGTCACAAGCGCACCCGCGACAGCCATAACGCTGGCCCTGAGAAACTAGAAAGGGGCCTTGGGACTCGTGCTACGATTCCGACCCCAGTTGAAAACCTGAGATCCAGGACTGGTCCCCCCCTTCTAGAGGGTCCTCACGCACCAGGTCATATGAATGGATACCCCCCTATGCAAGTGAACCCGGAACACTTTCCCCGACCCCCGCCAGAAGTCACCGATCATGCCGTGATGTCCTCTCATTCCCCGTTTCCACAGTCTCACATACAAAACCTTGATCTAGACGTGGTGACAATCGGCAACGAGTCAATAGATGACAGTGCATCGCAGTCGCTCGCATCAGCCGTAACGTCTTCTGTTTCGTCAATCATTGAAAAATATAGGCACATGCCCGAGGACAGCGTCTACGACTCCGAAGATAGCGCTAGAACAGCCCGGCCGCGGCGAAAACAGGTTAATGCAAGAAATTACCACAGGAGCCCCAATACAGGGGATAGTCTATACACGATGTTTAATTATACCTGGGACGATACTCCAGGGCAGAGACACACAGAATCACCGGCACCAGGGAATCGGTTACATTCGCCAGTAAGGCTGAATTTAGCCCGACCTATGTCACCCCAGACTCGCCATCAAGAGAGACTAGGTTCTCATGAAACGTTGCCGAACTTCACAGCGAATAGAAATGAGCCCGATGAACACCTGGGCATTGATTCCACGAACCATACTCACCATACTCACCAAACTTCATTACCAGCGTCATGCGCGCTTCACAAAGGAAAATTCCCTATGCGCCAAGATTCGATGCAGGTCCCTCCGCTATCAATTCGCAAAATGCCCTCGGCACCTATGGCGACTACGGAAGACACTCCACGGGTTTTGAGCTCTAGTTCTAACGGTAGGGGACGACCTGAAAGGACCGGGGGATACGGAGGATTCTTGCAAATTGGGCCTCAGACTAGGGGGAGACCAGCAGAACGAGGCAATGTCGCATATTTCAATATATCAAATTCGTCAAATACTGACAGGCCCGGCAGTTCTAAGAATCGGGAGCATATATTATCAAATCAGGACTTTCCCCGGAGATCCCCGTATACAGGACAAGAAATCAGCCTCCAAAAAGCCGCTATTCTGGAATATTTGCAAGTCAAAAACACCCCTTCCGAGGGCAATGTCGACGAAAAAACGATTCGCTTCCCGTTACAGGCAACCTCTACGATAAGCGATCAGAGCCCAGGATCATCAAATCCCTTGTCACCTGCAGTCACTCCCAACGAACAAATCGAATTCAGGGATTCTACCAATGGCTCCTATCCGTTTATACATAAGCAAGCGAGAGAAGTTCTGGAATCTGTCCATCTGGGCCTTGCACCGCCCCGTGAAAGCGCTAATTTTGAATGGGAGGAGAAACGGAGACCTCCAGCTTCCGATATCGAACCCACCCAAGATGTACAAGCAGCAAGCTCGAGCCAAGGCCGGAGTGGTAATGACTTGTCGCCGGATAGTAGTGATGTTCTTGAGGGCTCATTGTCGAGCTCATCAGGTACAAGCGCTGCGGGGAATCGAGGGGATAgcaggagaaaaaaaaaacgacAGAGTCGGTTGCATAATCTAGTGAGGAAATTTCTTTATTGA
- a CDS encoding uncharacterized protein (CAZy:GH18~SECRETED:SignalP(1-20)~EggNog:ENOG410PIRU~COG:G), with the protein MYCLRTALLPVIGLFNAAYARLDTDSASNLAVYWGQNSYNQGSGNLTQQPLGYYCENTNIDVFQLAFVTVINGIGGAPQVNFANQGDNCTTFPGTDLLNCPQIGADITKCQGKGKTIILSIGGATYSEGGFGTEEEAIAGANLIWETFGPQKNSSRPRPFGDATVDGFDLDFEATVRNMVPFANRLRSLMAADASKKYFLTVAPQCPYPDLYNKEMLEGKVDFDAVFVQFYNNFCGLNTFEPGQEEQKSFNLGEWNEWAKTVSKNKKVKVIVGAPANQRAAGSGYVDASKLAEIVKYSRKFSSFGGVMLWDASQAYANGNFIETVKGALNSGFAGCRFGWRRTQMPMAHPVV; encoded by the exons ATGTATTGTCTTCGAACTGCCCTTCTACCCGTGATAGGGCTCTTCAACGCTGCATATGCCCGCCTCGACACCGATTCAGCAAGCAACCTCGCTGTTTACTGGG GACAGAACTCCTATAACCAAGGCTCTGGCAATCTAACGCAACAACCCCTGGGTTACTATTGTGAAA ACACGAACATTGAC GTATTCCAGCTCGCCTTCGTGACAGTGATCAATGGAATTGGTGGTGCACCTCAAGTCAATTTTGCCAACCAGGGCGACAACTGTACAACTTTCCCCGGCACGGACTTGCTAAATTGCCCCCAGATTGG AGCGGACATTACCAAGTGCCAAGGCAAAGGGAAAACCATTATTCTATCCATTGGAGGGGCGACGTATAGTGAAGGGGGGTTTGGAACGGAAGAGGAAGCCATTGCTGGCGCGAACCTGATTTGGGAAACATTTGGACCTCAGAAGAATTCATCAAGGCCGCGCCCATTTGGAGATGCTACCGTGGATGGCTTCGATCTCGACTTTGAGGCGACCGTCCGTAACATGGTGCCCTTTGCGAATCGGCTGCGGAGCTTGATGGCGGCCGATGCTTCCAAGAAGTATTTCTTAACGGTTGCACCGCAATGCCCTTACCCAGATCTGTATAACAAGGAGATGCTCGAAGGTAAAGTCGATTTTGACGCTGTTTTCGTCCAGTTTTATAACAATTTTTGCGGTTTGAACACCTTCGAGCCTGGACAAGAAGAGCAAAAATCCTTTAACCTGGGCGAATGGAACGAGTGGGCCAAGACCGTGTCAAAGAACAAAAAGGTGAAGGTCATCGTCGGCGCCCCGGCAAATCAGAGAGCTGCCGGGTCTGGGTACGTGGACGCATCAAAGCTCGCAGAAATTGTCAAGTACTCCAGGAAGTTCTCCAGCTTCGGCGGCGTGATGTTGTGGGACGCCAGCCAAGCGTATGCCAACGGCAACTTCATCGAGACTGTCAAGGGCGCCTTGAACTCGGGTTTTGCCGGATGCAGATTCGGATGGAGAAGAACCCAGATGCCAATGGCTCATCCAGTTGTTTAG
- the MEP2 gene encoding ammonium transporter (SECRETED:SignalP(1-19)~EggNog:ENOG410PNJQ~COG:O~MEROPS:MER0001399) — protein sequence MLFPSIVAALAALANPVLSLTIPQATGSELDVQLSAIGNTRIKAVITNKADRQLKLLKYNNFFDDGPIQKVGVFKDGQPVKFEGMLRRVLMKNLEPSLFVSLSPGQTVEREFDIASTADLASGGAYTVFSQGAIPFAEGDGTTIAGAVAFKSNKLDLDIDGALAATVSKAINPISARTRVESACRGEQRETLLKALEYSAQLSRAAAQAAQNNTRKVEEYFMKSDAQTVETIVARLNAVAQESSSTDSGATRYFCNDRGNQCTPNTIAYTLPSLNVVVNCPIYYDLPVISDECHAQDQATTCLHEFTHNPGVYDPYCRDHAYGYDGIRKLSPEQALLNADTYSLFANAIYVNC from the exons ATGTTGTTTCCCTCGATTGTGGCGGCCCTGGCGGCCCTAGCAAACCCCGTCCTCTCTCTTACCATTCCCCAGGCGACTGGGTCGGAGCTTGATGTTCAACTCAGTGCTATTGGTAACACCCGCATCAAGGCGGTTATTACCAACAAGGCCGACCGTCAGTTGAAGTTGCTGAAATATAACAATTTCTTCGACGACGGCCCAATCCAGAAGGTTGGTGTCTTCAAGGACG GCCAACCCGTGAAATTTGAAGGTATGCTGCGGCGTGTTCTCATGAAGAACCTCGAGCCGAGCCTTTTTGTTTCCCTCAGTCCCGGTCAGACTGTTGAAAGGGAATTTGATATCGCCTCTACCGCTGATCTAGCCAGTGGTGGCGCCTATACTGTTTTCTCCCAGGGCGCCATCCCATTTGCGGAAGGCGATGGAACCACGATTGCTGGAGCTGTCGCTTTCAAGTCCAACAAACTTGACCTTGACATTGACGGTGCCCTTGCCGCCACAGTCTCCAAGGCAATCAATCCGATTAGTGCACGCACCAGAGTGGAGAGTGCTTGCAGAGGGGAACAAAGGGAGACTCTTTTGAAGGCACTCGAGTACTCTGCTCAGCTTTCAAGAGCTGCAGCGCAGGCCGCTCAGAATAATACCCGGAAGGTTGAGGAGTACTTCATGAAGTCTGATGCACAGACTGTTGAGACTATTGTTGCCCGACTCAATGCTGTTGCTCAGGAATCATCCTCAACCGATAGCGGCGCGACCCGCTACTTCTGCAACGATCGCGGTAATCAGTGTACACCAAACACCATTGCGTACACCCTCCCATCTCTTAACGTCGTCGTCAACTGCCCAATTTACTACGACCTGCCAGTAATCAGCGATGAATGCCACGCGCAAGACCAGGCTACTACTTGCCTCCATGAGTTCACCCACAACCCTGGTGTCTATGATCCTTACTGTCGGGATCATGCGTACGGATACGACGGCATCAGAAAACTTAGTCCTGAGCAGGCCCTCCTCAACGCAGACACGTATTCCCTCTTTGCAAACG CTATCTACGTCAACTGCTAA